In Pomacea canaliculata isolate SZHN2017 linkage group LG12, ASM307304v1, whole genome shotgun sequence, a single genomic region encodes these proteins:
- the LOC112553444 gene encoding inter-alpha-trypsin inhibitor heavy chain H3-like isoform X1, producing the protein MAPFARWVCALLVLLCQYQPTSSQTVHKLAIRSDVRFRFATTEVECVMSNDKSSPHELMFDFTLPKGAFITNFSMTIEGKEYPGQVKEKGQAREQYLTALTKGHTGGLVEESTRHTNTFDVSINIQAGGNVTFTLLYQELLRRRFGSYEHLVHVNPNTGAKDFSIEVYVQELTEIKDVKTPPLRKDILSNAVSEGQNALTKISQPTPTAAHVVFHPTQSELKNTGSGWFVVQYDVASANTGELLVVDGYFVHFFVPPSDLAPLPLDIVFVLDRSGSMIGRPIVQLRNAMTNILRDVREIDRLNIIIFNDEVENWQDGLVEATKTNINKAVQYVNNIWAVGWTNIHAAFMRGLRLLKEARAENRVPVLFFLTDGRATAGWTSSNQIINDVTSNNDGVANVYCLAFGSSADYELMKQVSAKNNGFARKVYPAADAALQVTGLYTEISTVILRDMTITYYDSGNTDNSLVRIDNSSLTTCVFPTMFGQADAVVAGRIDNPTAIDLSQAMGLTLTVSGQGATGQVNLVLDESLVTQLTLNTIGENRFWSVPRDLADMTERSWAYLTIKQLLQQKEAFKTNETLVKELDTKILELSLQYHFVTPLTSMVVTRPEDADKKADDNAPSAASFADTDERNADSPGLMRTSSVRQHYQYMGPHRVALQNSPWRPHRPRYASMLPLMGYFGPVFPDQNHMDVGRRGMPNKDRRGPKSQKKLCKSNSRVILQAALLSDSSSDPKICFELHPKADINYTLFEYTTENFRIVTGQKDKQMSFLAIYRGAENVNISVNDDGNLDVLHDPSGSSTLFNDLSKAPNTLDLQVGAFHVSVLVAKTKCSTTFLAVKVRTTSNLAHARRLHGGVLGDAMVGNDQKSKKNGKVAQQCAQLFKTTNHNSRRLGDRELTKRYRI; encoded by the exons ATGGCGCCCTTTGCACGTTGGGTCTGTGCTCTGCTAGTGTTGCTGTGTCAGTACCAACCGACATCGTCTCAG ACCGTTCACAAGCTGGCCATCAGGTCGGATGTTCGATTCCGCTTTGCCACAACGGAGGTCGAGTGTGTCATGAGCAACGACAAGTCTTCGCCACACGAACTGATGTTCGACTTCACACTGCCCAAGGGAGCTTTTATCACCAACTTTTCTAT GACAATCGAAGGTAAGGAGTACCCGGGACAGGTGAAGGAGAAGGGACAAGCCCGAGAACAGTACCTGACGGCGCTTACGAAAGGACACACTGGGGGTCTGGTGGAAGAGAG CACTCGTCACACCAACACGTTCGATGTGTCCATCAACATCCAGGCTGGAGGAAATGTGACCTTTACTCTCCTGTATCAAGAGCTTCTGCGCAGGCGCTTTGGTTCTTACGAGCATTTGGTGCACGTGAATCCCAACACGGGAGCCAAGGACTTCAGCATTGAGGTCTATGTCCAAGAACTCACCGAGATAAAGGATGTCAAGACTCCGCCACTCCGCAAGGACATTCTGAGCAACGCTGTCAGTGAAG GCCAAAATGCTCTGACCAAAATCAGTCAGCCTACCCCGACTGCTGCCCACGTCGTGTTCCACCCGACACAGAGCGAACTGAAAAACACTGGTTCTGGGTGGTTCGTTGTCCAGTATGACGTAGCTTCGGCCAACACAGGTGAACTGCTG GTTGTCGACGGATACTTTGTCCACTTCTTCGTGCCGCCTAGTGACCTGGCTCCCTTGCCCCTTGACATTGTGTTCGTCCTTGACCGCAGTGGCTCGATGATTGGGCGACCCATAGTGCAACTCAGA AATGCGATGACAAATATTCTTCGCGACGTCCGAGAGATCGACAGGCTTAACATTATCATCTTTAACGATGAAGTAGAGAATTGGCAGGACGGCTTAGTGGAGGCAACCAAGACCAACATTAACAAGGCTGTCCAGTATGTGAATAATATCTGGGCAGTTGGAT GGACCAACATACACGCAGCGTTCATGCGGGGTCTGAGGTTACTGAAGGAAGCGCGCGCCGAGAATCGCGTGCCAGTCCTCTTCTTCCTGACAGACGGGCGGGCCACCGCGGGCTGGACCTCGTCCAACCAGATCATTAATGATGTCACATCCAACAACGATGGCGTGGCGAACGTTTACTGCCTGGCATTCGGCAGCAGTGCTGACTACGAGCTCATGAAGCAG GTGTCCGCCAAAAACAATGGTTTCGCACGCAAGGTGTATCCCGCCGCGGACGCAGCCTTGCAGGTGACCGGCCTGTACACAGAAATCTCCACCGTGATCCTCCGTGATATGACCATCACTTACTACGACAGCGGCAACACCGACAACAGCCTCGTGCGCATCGACAACTCGTCCCTCACCACCTGCGTGTTCCCCACCATGTTCGGCCAAGCGGACGCCGTCGTGGCTGGCCGCATAGACAACCCCACTGCCATTGACCTCAGTCAGGCCATGGGCCTGACCCTGACAGTATCAGGTCAAGGTGCAACAGGTCAG GTCAACCTCGTTCTCGACGAAAGCCTCGTCACCCAGCTGACGTTGAACACTATAGGAGAGAACCGTTTCTGGAGCGTGCCGCGCGACCTGGCAGACATGACGGAGCGGTCGTGGGCGTATCTGACCATcaagcagctgctgcagcagaagGAGGCCTTCAAGACAAACGAGACCCTCGTGAAAGAGTTGGACACCAAAATACTGGAGCTGTCTCTCCAG TATCACTTTGTGACTCCGCTTACCTCAATGGTTGTGACGAGGCCCGAGGATGCTGACAAGAAAGCCGACGATAACGCGCCGAGTGCTGCGTCCTTTGCAGACACCGACGAGAGAAATGCCGACTCTCCAG GTTTAATGAGGACATCCAGCGTGAGGCAGCATTATCAGTACATGGGTCCACATCGTGTAGCTCTACAAAACTCACCCTGGAGACCACACAGACCAAGATACGCATCAATGTTACCACTAATGGGTTACTTCGGACCAGTATTCCCAGATCAAAACCACATGGACG TGGGGAGGCGAGGAATGCCGAATAAGGACCGTCGAGGACCGAAGAGTCAAAAGAAGCTCTGCAAAAGCAATAGCA GAGTCATCTTGCAAGCTGCCCTGCTGAGTGATTCCTCTTCTGACCCGAAAATCTGCTTTGAACTGCATCCGAAGGCTGACATTAACTACACTTTGTTCGAATATACCACAG agaaTTTCAGAATAGTGACGGGTCAGAAGGACAAGCAGATGAGTTTTCTTGCCATTTATCGAGGCGCAGAGAATGTAAACATCTCTGTGAACGATGATGGAAATCTCGATGTCCTCCATGACCCTTCTGGTAGCTCAACTCTTTTCAACGACCTGTCGAAGGCGCCGAACACTTTGGACCTTCAAGTCGGCGCCTTTCATGTCTCAGTCTTGGTCGCGAAGACTAAATGCTCGACCACGTTCCTGGCGGTCAAAGTTCGCACCACCAGTAATCTTGCGCACGCGAGGAGACTCCATGGTGGTGTGCTAG gtGACGCAATGGTTGGTAACGACCAAAAGTCCAAAAAGAATGGCAAAGTCGCCCAGCAATGTGCACAACTCTTCAAGACCACGAATCACAATTCTCGTCGTCTTGGAGACAGAGAGCTCACGAAGCGTTATCGCATTTAG
- the LOC112553444 gene encoding inter-alpha-trypsin inhibitor heavy chain H3-like isoform X2, with product MAPFARWVCALLVLLCQYQPTSSQTVHKLAIRSDVRFRFATTEVECVMSNDKSSPHELMFDFTLPKGAFITNFSMTIEGKEYPGQVKEKGQAREQYLTALTKGHTGGLVEESTRHTNTFDVSINIQAGGNVTFTLLYQELLRRRFGSYEHLVHVNPNTGAKDFSIEVYVQELTEIKDVKTPPLRKDILSNAVSEGQNALTKISQPTPTAAHVVFHPTQSELKNTGSGWFVVQYDVASANTGELLVVDGYFVHFFVPPSDLAPLPLDIVFVLDRSGSMIGRPIVQLRNAMTNILRDVREIDRLNIIIFNDEVENWQDGLVEATKTNINKAVQYVNNIWAVGWTNIHAAFMRGLRLLKEARAENRVPVLFFLTDGRATAGWTSSNQIINDVTSNNDGVANVYCLAFGSSADYELMKQVSAKNNGFARKVYPAADAALQVTGLYTEISTVILRDMTITYYDSGNTDNSLVRIDNSSLTTCVFPTMFGQADAVVAGRIDNPTAIDLSQAMGLTLTVSGQGATGQVNLVLDESLVTQLTLNTIGENRFWSVPRDLADMTERSWAYLTIKQLLQQKEAFKTNETLVKELDTKILELSLQYHFVTPLTSMVVTRPEDADKKADDNAPSAASFADTDERNADSPGLMRTSSVRQHYQYMGPPHRPRYASMLPLMGYFGPVFPDQNHMDVGRRGMPNKDRRGPKSQKKLCKSNSRVILQAALLSDSSSDPKICFELHPKADINYTLFEYTTENFRIVTGQKDKQMSFLAIYRGAENVNISVNDDGNLDVLHDPSGSSTLFNDLSKAPNTLDLQVGAFHVSVLVAKTKCSTTFLAVKVRTTSNLAHARRLHGGVLGDAMVGNDQKSKKNGKVAQQCAQLFKTTNHNSRRLGDRELTKRYRI from the exons ATGGCGCCCTTTGCACGTTGGGTCTGTGCTCTGCTAGTGTTGCTGTGTCAGTACCAACCGACATCGTCTCAG ACCGTTCACAAGCTGGCCATCAGGTCGGATGTTCGATTCCGCTTTGCCACAACGGAGGTCGAGTGTGTCATGAGCAACGACAAGTCTTCGCCACACGAACTGATGTTCGACTTCACACTGCCCAAGGGAGCTTTTATCACCAACTTTTCTAT GACAATCGAAGGTAAGGAGTACCCGGGACAGGTGAAGGAGAAGGGACAAGCCCGAGAACAGTACCTGACGGCGCTTACGAAAGGACACACTGGGGGTCTGGTGGAAGAGAG CACTCGTCACACCAACACGTTCGATGTGTCCATCAACATCCAGGCTGGAGGAAATGTGACCTTTACTCTCCTGTATCAAGAGCTTCTGCGCAGGCGCTTTGGTTCTTACGAGCATTTGGTGCACGTGAATCCCAACACGGGAGCCAAGGACTTCAGCATTGAGGTCTATGTCCAAGAACTCACCGAGATAAAGGATGTCAAGACTCCGCCACTCCGCAAGGACATTCTGAGCAACGCTGTCAGTGAAG GCCAAAATGCTCTGACCAAAATCAGTCAGCCTACCCCGACTGCTGCCCACGTCGTGTTCCACCCGACACAGAGCGAACTGAAAAACACTGGTTCTGGGTGGTTCGTTGTCCAGTATGACGTAGCTTCGGCCAACACAGGTGAACTGCTG GTTGTCGACGGATACTTTGTCCACTTCTTCGTGCCGCCTAGTGACCTGGCTCCCTTGCCCCTTGACATTGTGTTCGTCCTTGACCGCAGTGGCTCGATGATTGGGCGACCCATAGTGCAACTCAGA AATGCGATGACAAATATTCTTCGCGACGTCCGAGAGATCGACAGGCTTAACATTATCATCTTTAACGATGAAGTAGAGAATTGGCAGGACGGCTTAGTGGAGGCAACCAAGACCAACATTAACAAGGCTGTCCAGTATGTGAATAATATCTGGGCAGTTGGAT GGACCAACATACACGCAGCGTTCATGCGGGGTCTGAGGTTACTGAAGGAAGCGCGCGCCGAGAATCGCGTGCCAGTCCTCTTCTTCCTGACAGACGGGCGGGCCACCGCGGGCTGGACCTCGTCCAACCAGATCATTAATGATGTCACATCCAACAACGATGGCGTGGCGAACGTTTACTGCCTGGCATTCGGCAGCAGTGCTGACTACGAGCTCATGAAGCAG GTGTCCGCCAAAAACAATGGTTTCGCACGCAAGGTGTATCCCGCCGCGGACGCAGCCTTGCAGGTGACCGGCCTGTACACAGAAATCTCCACCGTGATCCTCCGTGATATGACCATCACTTACTACGACAGCGGCAACACCGACAACAGCCTCGTGCGCATCGACAACTCGTCCCTCACCACCTGCGTGTTCCCCACCATGTTCGGCCAAGCGGACGCCGTCGTGGCTGGCCGCATAGACAACCCCACTGCCATTGACCTCAGTCAGGCCATGGGCCTGACCCTGACAGTATCAGGTCAAGGTGCAACAGGTCAG GTCAACCTCGTTCTCGACGAAAGCCTCGTCACCCAGCTGACGTTGAACACTATAGGAGAGAACCGTTTCTGGAGCGTGCCGCGCGACCTGGCAGACATGACGGAGCGGTCGTGGGCGTATCTGACCATcaagcagctgctgcagcagaagGAGGCCTTCAAGACAAACGAGACCCTCGTGAAAGAGTTGGACACCAAAATACTGGAGCTGTCTCTCCAG TATCACTTTGTGACTCCGCTTACCTCAATGGTTGTGACGAGGCCCGAGGATGCTGACAAGAAAGCCGACGATAACGCGCCGAGTGCTGCGTCCTTTGCAGACACCGACGAGAGAAATGCCGACTCTCCAG GTTTAATGAGGACATCCAGCGTGAGGCAGCATTATCAGTACATGGGTCCAC CACACAGACCAAGATACGCATCAATGTTACCACTAATGGGTTACTTCGGACCAGTATTCCCAGATCAAAACCACATGGACG TGGGGAGGCGAGGAATGCCGAATAAGGACCGTCGAGGACCGAAGAGTCAAAAGAAGCTCTGCAAAAGCAATAGCA GAGTCATCTTGCAAGCTGCCCTGCTGAGTGATTCCTCTTCTGACCCGAAAATCTGCTTTGAACTGCATCCGAAGGCTGACATTAACTACACTTTGTTCGAATATACCACAG agaaTTTCAGAATAGTGACGGGTCAGAAGGACAAGCAGATGAGTTTTCTTGCCATTTATCGAGGCGCAGAGAATGTAAACATCTCTGTGAACGATGATGGAAATCTCGATGTCCTCCATGACCCTTCTGGTAGCTCAACTCTTTTCAACGACCTGTCGAAGGCGCCGAACACTTTGGACCTTCAAGTCGGCGCCTTTCATGTCTCAGTCTTGGTCGCGAAGACTAAATGCTCGACCACGTTCCTGGCGGTCAAAGTTCGCACCACCAGTAATCTTGCGCACGCGAGGAGACTCCATGGTGGTGTGCTAG gtGACGCAATGGTTGGTAACGACCAAAAGTCCAAAAAGAATGGCAAAGTCGCCCAGCAATGTGCACAACTCTTCAAGACCACGAATCACAATTCTCGTCGTCTTGGAGACAGAGAGCTCACGAAGCGTTATCGCATTTAG
- the LOC112553444 gene encoding inter-alpha-trypsin inhibitor heavy chain H3-like isoform X3 translates to MAPFARWVCALLVLLCQYQPTSSQTVHKLAIRSDVRFRFATTEVECVMSNDKSSPHELMFDFTLPKGAFITNFSMTIEGKEYPGQVKEKGQAREQYLTALTKGHTGGLVEESTRHTNTFDVSINIQAGGNVTFTLLYQELLRRRFGSYEHLVHVNPNTGAKDFSIEVYVQELTEIKDVKTPPLRKDILSNAVSEGQNALTKISQPTPTAAHVVFHPTQSELKNTGSGWFVVQYDVASANTGELLVVDGYFVHFFVPPSDLAPLPLDIVFVLDRSGSMIGRPIVQLRNAMTNILRDVREIDRLNIIIFNDEVENWQDGLVEATKTNINKAVQYVNNIWAVGWTNIHAAFMRGLRLLKEARAENRVPVLFFLTDGRATAGWTSSNQIINDVTSNNDGVANVYCLAFGSSADYELMKQVSAKNNGFARKVYPAADAALQVTGLYTEISTVILRDMTITYYDSGNTDNSLVRIDNSSLTTCVFPTMFGQADAVVAGRIDNPTAIDLSQAMGLTLTVSGQGATGQVNLVLDESLVTQLTLNTIGENRFWSVPRDLADMTERSWAYLTIKQLLQQKEAFKTNETLVKELDTKILELSLQYHFVTPLTSMVVTRPEDADKKADDNAPSAASFADTDERNADSPGLMRTSSVRQHYQYMGPHRVALQNSPWRPHRPRYASMLPLMGYFGPVFPDQNHMDGNGCVNGKGKQRTW, encoded by the exons ATGGCGCCCTTTGCACGTTGGGTCTGTGCTCTGCTAGTGTTGCTGTGTCAGTACCAACCGACATCGTCTCAG ACCGTTCACAAGCTGGCCATCAGGTCGGATGTTCGATTCCGCTTTGCCACAACGGAGGTCGAGTGTGTCATGAGCAACGACAAGTCTTCGCCACACGAACTGATGTTCGACTTCACACTGCCCAAGGGAGCTTTTATCACCAACTTTTCTAT GACAATCGAAGGTAAGGAGTACCCGGGACAGGTGAAGGAGAAGGGACAAGCCCGAGAACAGTACCTGACGGCGCTTACGAAAGGACACACTGGGGGTCTGGTGGAAGAGAG CACTCGTCACACCAACACGTTCGATGTGTCCATCAACATCCAGGCTGGAGGAAATGTGACCTTTACTCTCCTGTATCAAGAGCTTCTGCGCAGGCGCTTTGGTTCTTACGAGCATTTGGTGCACGTGAATCCCAACACGGGAGCCAAGGACTTCAGCATTGAGGTCTATGTCCAAGAACTCACCGAGATAAAGGATGTCAAGACTCCGCCACTCCGCAAGGACATTCTGAGCAACGCTGTCAGTGAAG GCCAAAATGCTCTGACCAAAATCAGTCAGCCTACCCCGACTGCTGCCCACGTCGTGTTCCACCCGACACAGAGCGAACTGAAAAACACTGGTTCTGGGTGGTTCGTTGTCCAGTATGACGTAGCTTCGGCCAACACAGGTGAACTGCTG GTTGTCGACGGATACTTTGTCCACTTCTTCGTGCCGCCTAGTGACCTGGCTCCCTTGCCCCTTGACATTGTGTTCGTCCTTGACCGCAGTGGCTCGATGATTGGGCGACCCATAGTGCAACTCAGA AATGCGATGACAAATATTCTTCGCGACGTCCGAGAGATCGACAGGCTTAACATTATCATCTTTAACGATGAAGTAGAGAATTGGCAGGACGGCTTAGTGGAGGCAACCAAGACCAACATTAACAAGGCTGTCCAGTATGTGAATAATATCTGGGCAGTTGGAT GGACCAACATACACGCAGCGTTCATGCGGGGTCTGAGGTTACTGAAGGAAGCGCGCGCCGAGAATCGCGTGCCAGTCCTCTTCTTCCTGACAGACGGGCGGGCCACCGCGGGCTGGACCTCGTCCAACCAGATCATTAATGATGTCACATCCAACAACGATGGCGTGGCGAACGTTTACTGCCTGGCATTCGGCAGCAGTGCTGACTACGAGCTCATGAAGCAG GTGTCCGCCAAAAACAATGGTTTCGCACGCAAGGTGTATCCCGCCGCGGACGCAGCCTTGCAGGTGACCGGCCTGTACACAGAAATCTCCACCGTGATCCTCCGTGATATGACCATCACTTACTACGACAGCGGCAACACCGACAACAGCCTCGTGCGCATCGACAACTCGTCCCTCACCACCTGCGTGTTCCCCACCATGTTCGGCCAAGCGGACGCCGTCGTGGCTGGCCGCATAGACAACCCCACTGCCATTGACCTCAGTCAGGCCATGGGCCTGACCCTGACAGTATCAGGTCAAGGTGCAACAGGTCAG GTCAACCTCGTTCTCGACGAAAGCCTCGTCACCCAGCTGACGTTGAACACTATAGGAGAGAACCGTTTCTGGAGCGTGCCGCGCGACCTGGCAGACATGACGGAGCGGTCGTGGGCGTATCTGACCATcaagcagctgctgcagcagaagGAGGCCTTCAAGACAAACGAGACCCTCGTGAAAGAGTTGGACACCAAAATACTGGAGCTGTCTCTCCAG TATCACTTTGTGACTCCGCTTACCTCAATGGTTGTGACGAGGCCCGAGGATGCTGACAAGAAAGCCGACGATAACGCGCCGAGTGCTGCGTCCTTTGCAGACACCGACGAGAGAAATGCCGACTCTCCAG GTTTAATGAGGACATCCAGCGTGAGGCAGCATTATCAGTACATGGGTCCACATCGTGTAGCTCTACAAAACTCACCCTGGAGACCACACAGACCAAGATACGCATCAATGTTACCACTAATGGGTTACTTCGGACCAGTATTCCCAGATCAAAACCACATGGACG GAAATGGTTGTGTCAACGGAAAGGGCAAGCAACGAACCTGGTGA